The Brassica napus cultivar Da-Ae chromosome C7, Da-Ae, whole genome shotgun sequence genomic interval tcaaaatatctctaatgaaatatttatataatttctgATAAATACAAATCAGAAGACCAGAGTGATCACACAATTTAATAGCCAAGAAAAGCCGTGGCTTTGAAGCTCAAATACCACTACTATCTATCGGATTTTAATTAAAGTCGGTAGAATCCACGGACCATTTGCTGCAAACCGACAACTGGTGTCGCGAGAGGAGGAGATATGAATTAGGAACGAGGGTAGATCTGTCTTCTTGCCTTccctttattttttaaaaaataattaatttcctcgagCGAAGAAGAGAAGACAAAGAGAGAAGCTGGCCGCTGGGCTCGCAGATCGGAACCGACAACACTCGCGACTAAACAATCAATCAGATCTGAGCTTCGGTTGGGTTTTAGGGTTCCAATCACTCCTCACCTCGCGGCGCGCATCTCAGTATGAACAGGAGGAGAGGGTTGGATTTCCGGAGGGCGGGAGGGCGGAGGAAGATCTCGAACGTGGTCTGGTGGGTGCTCTCCGCGATTGTAATCACCCTCTTCATCCTCATTCTCTCCAAAGCTACTCAAATCGAACCAAGAGCCTCCATTCCCGAGGTGGTTATACATCTCTCTCtccccttcttcttcttacttaaAGTTTAATTTTAGAACCTTTCTTTCTTGTTACCAACCAGCGGCGTTACCGTCACGAAAAGCTTGTAGAAGGCATGAACATGACCGAAGAGATGCTGAGCCCTACCTCCTTCGCTCGCCAAGTTAACGACCAGATTGCTTTAGCTAAAGCCTTTGTCGTCATCGCCAAAGAAAGTAAAAACCTTCAGTTCGCTTGGGACCTCAGCGCTCAGATCCGCAACTCTCAGCTGCTTCTCTCCACTGCTGCTGCTTCCAGACGCCCCTTGACGGTTCTCGACTCTGAGCCCACTATCCGCGACATGGCTGTCTTGCTTTTCCAAGCTCAGCAGCTTCACTACGACAGCGCCACTATGATCATGAGGCTCAAGGCTACTATTCAGTCTTTCGAAGCGCAGATGAGTTCCGTGACCGAGAAGAGCGCCAAGTATGCTCAGATTGCTGCTGAGGAAGTGCCCAAGAGTCTTTACTGTCTCGGTGTTCGTCTCACTACTGAGTGGTTTCAGAACTCTGAGTTACAGGGGAAGCTCGTGGAGAGAAGCCATGCTGTGGCTTCTAAGCTCACGGATAACAGTTTGTATCATTTCTGTGTGTTTTCTGATAACATTGTTGCTACTTCGGTCGTGGTTAACTCCACTGCTCTCAACTCCAAGGCCCCTGAGAAAGTCGTCTTTCATCTCGTCACTAACGAGATCAACTACGCGGTAATGAAGTCATGGTTTGCTATGAACATGGACAACCTCAGAGGAGTCACTGTTGAGGTTCAGAAGTTTGAGGATTTCAAATGGCTCAATGCTTCTTATGTTCCCGTCCTCAAGCAGCTCCAAGACTCTGATACGCAGAGCTACTATTTCTCTGGACACAACGACGGTGGACGCACACCAATCAAGTTCAGAAACCCCAAGTATCTCTCAATGCTCAACCATCTCAGGTTTTACATCCCTGAAGTGTTCCCTGCGCTGAAGAAGATGGTCTTTCTTGATGATGACGTCGTAGTACATAAGGATCTTTCTGCTCTCTTTTCGATCGATTTGAATAGAAACGTGAACGGGGCCGTTGAGACGTGCATGGAGACGTTCCACCGGTACCACAAGTACTTGAACTATTCTCATCCTCTGATTCGCTCCCACTTTGATCCTGATGCGTGTGGGTGGGCCTTTGGGATGAACGTCTTTGATTTAGTTGAGTGGAGGAAGAGAAACGTGACGGGAATATACCACTACTGGCAAGAAAAGAATGTGGACCGGACCTTGTGGAAACTTGGGACACTGCCTCCAGGGCTTCTGACATTCTACGGGTTAACAGAGGCACTAGAGCCGTCGTGGCATGTCCTGG includes:
- the LOC125590279 gene encoding probable galacturonosyltransferase 10, whose amino-acid sequence is MNRRRGLDFRRAGGRRKISNVVWWVLSAIVITLFILILSKATQIEPRASIPERRYRHEKLVEGMNMTEEMLSPTSFARQVNDQIALAKAFVVIAKESKNLQFAWDLSAQIRNSQLLLSTAAASRRPLTVLDSEPTIRDMAVLLFQAQQLHYDSATMIMRLKATIQSFEAQMSSVTEKSAKYAQIAAEEVPKSLYCLGVRLTTEWFQNSELQGKLVERSHAVASKLTDNSLYHFCVFSDNIVATSVVVNSTALNSKAPEKVVFHLVTNEINYAVMKSWFAMNMDNLRGVTVEVQKFEDFKWLNASYVPVLKQLQDSDTQSYYFSGHNDGGRTPIKFRNPKYLSMLNHLRFYIPEVFPALKKMVFLDDDVVVHKDLSALFSIDLNRNVNGAVETCMETFHRYHKYLNYSHPLIRSHFDPDACGWAFGMNVFDLVEWRKRNVTGIYHYWQEKNVDRTLWKLGTLPPGLLTFYGLTEALEPSWHVLGLGYANVDARVIDKGAVLHFNGNLKPWLKIGMEKYKPLWEKYVDYSHPFMQQCNFH